The Brevibacillus humidisoli DNA segment ATCAAGCAATGGGGCAAGCAGATCGACGCGCATGCCTTCTTCATCGACCGGGATAGTCCGGATCGTCGCTCCCCGCCCGCGAAACACATCGATGGCAGCACTGTAGGTAGGAGCCTCGGTGACCACGATATCTCCTGGCCCCACAAAACAGCGGGCAACCTGGTCAATCCCTTGCTGAGCACCGTTCATCACAAGCAGCTCTTCCGGCACCAGTTGCAATCCAAAAGCACGCAGATAGGCCGCTGCCGCTTCCCGAAGGGCCGGATCTCCCTGTACCGGACTATAGGCAAACAAGACAGAAGGGTCGTCACCGACAATCTGCTGAATCGTCTTGGTCCAATCCAGCTGCAGCACCAGTTCAGGCGAGAGGGTAGTCGTCGCCAAGGAGATCGCGGTATCAGGCCTCGCATATTGCAGCTGCCTCCAGAACTGGGCCCTCGGCAGATAATCGGTGATCGCAAGCTGCCAGTCCAACCCGGAGACAGGGCGCTCCTCGACGGCATCATGCCGCTCTTTTCTTCCCACATAGGTCCCTCTGCCATGCACACGGGTGATCAAACCCTCCTGCTCCAGCAGTTCATACGCCTGTACGACTGTCATAAAGCTGACCCTCGCCTGTTGTGAGAGCTGGCGAATCGACGGCAGCGGCGCTCCTTCTTCCAGCAAGCCGGAGCGAATCCGATCAGCCATCTCCTGATACAACTGTCTGACGAGCGGCACACTGGAGCGACGGTCGAGATGGATCGCCATGCTATTCCTCCCCCTAGTGTTATAGTCTGTAATTGACTGTTATAGTCTGTTTTCCGCTATATTCTAGCCAAACAGATTATAACACCAAACAGGTGAAGGAGGCTATGGCATGACGATTTCCGCCTACTTGCTGATGTGCTTGATCTACGGAACGACGTTTCTTGCGATCAAACTGGGGATGATGGAAGGATTCGCCCCGTTTTTCTTCGCCGGGATTCGCTTTGCTGCTGCTGGACTGCTGGTTATCGGCTGCCTATTGGCCGTTAAAGCGGCCCTTCCGCGAAGCAAAAGGGCTTACGTTGATTTGATTCGCCTCGGCATCTGCATGACGTTCCTGCCGTTTGCGGCGCTCTACTGGGGAGAACAACATATCTCCTCTGGATTTGCAGCACTCCTGACGGCATTTGGTCCGATCAGTGTGTTCCTATTCGGTCTGCTGCTGGAACGAAAACGGTCGGCTGCCCTGCAGTGGTTGGGAATCTTGCTGGCTATGTTCGGCCTGTATCTGGTCGTACTGCCCAATCTGGACATCGGCGTCTCCGCTGCCTGGATTCTCTCCGCTGCCGTTATCTTGCTGTCGGAAGTAGCCTATGCCTGGGGAGCAATCTTCTCCAAACGGCTGCTCTCCCAAGGGATTACACCGATGGCCATGAACGGATTTCAGATGTTTTTCGGCAGTCTGGGTTTGCTGCTTCTCTCACTGATTTGGGAGCCTGAGCCATTGCCTTCGGCCGCTACTCCCACCGCGATTGGATCGCTTCTCTACCTGATCCTGTTCGGTTCTCTGGCGTCCGGTCTCTACTACTGGCTGATCAAACGTACCAACCCACTGTTTCCCTCCACCTGGCTGTACGTCTCCCCCGTGATCGCCCTGGTTGTCGGATACCTGGTGCTGGGTGAGCCGATTTATCCACTCAGTGCGGCAGGGACGGTACTGGTCATCGCGGGTGTGGTACTGACCAATCTGCCTGACTGGAAAGATGGGAGGCGCAGGATCCCAACGACTGAATCAACGCGTTAGAGGCGACCCGTTGGGGGGCCCAGACCGAAACCCTTTCGGCAGTTCTAATAATTGGGATACCGTCACAAAGGAGACTCCGTCCGCCTTCAACTTCTCGATGATCTTGGGCAGGGCATCGATCGTTCCGCTCAGATCTTCGCCGTGCCCCCCGGCGCTGTGCTGCAGAATAATCGCTCCCTGCGCGACATTGCTCAAGACGTTGTCGGCAACCTGGTCTGCGCTTAATCCCTTCCAGTCAAGCGAGTCGACGTTCCAATTGACCATCGTAAAGCCTTGACTAGCCAACCACTTGATCTGCTCTTCCTCTATCGCCCCATACGGCGGGCGGATAAACTTGGGGCGATATCCACTATGGCGGGCGATCACATCCTGGGTACGCAAAACCTCCACGTGAAACGGATGTGGTTTCAGCTTTGGCAAGTTAGCGTGGCTATAGGAATGATTCCCCACCTCATGCCCTTCCCTGACCATCCGTTTTACCACCTCGGGGTGGGCTTCTACGCGTTTGCCCACTAAGAAAAAGGTGGCTTTTACATTGTGCTTTTTGAGCACGTCCAATACCCTTGGGGTGAAAACCACATCGGGCCCGTCATCAAAGGTAAGGGCAACCTGGCGTTTCACAGGGGCACCACTCAGTCGGAAGGTAGTCGGATACTTTCTATGTAAATCGGCGAGTGTCATCGGGTGCGGTTCGCGCACGTTTCGTTCCTTGCCCCCGGCCAGGTCGGGAGTCCTCCTCATCTGCTGAGCCAGCTGATTCTGTTGTCTCTGACGCTGCCCCTGTGCCTGCTGCTGCAGTCTCGCCTGCCGATCCATCCGATCAGTCGTTAATGTCTGGCCTTCTGCTCCTTCCTGCCGCGGGGCTTGCTGCGTCTGGGGGCCGACATTCCCCTGACCACAGCCAACCAGAAGTACCACAGCGGTGACGAGGACAAGCCATTTCCGCATTTGTCTCATACCTTGCTCCCTTCCTTTCGTCTGGAGAACTGCCGACCTCTGCCGTCGCTCGTCAGCAACGACCAACTCTTGTCGGTGGCAGGACGCAAAATTTTCCCTTAGTATGCGAATCTGGATGGGGCATTATCCCGGCGAAAAATAAACACTCCCGTACCAGATGGATACGGGAGTAGATTGGCGGAGCTTAGTCCCTTTAGACGCCCATATGGAGTTACCTTAGCAGAACTTACCTCAACGGAGTTACTTCGGTTTCTCCTCCTCGACGAGAGAGTCGCTGGAGATAGCAGGAGTTGGAACGGCTTCATCTTCCAACTTGACGGAATTGACTGCAGCAAGAAGCGCTTTTGGCGTCTTTCCTTGTTTGCCGCTGCGCAAACAGTAACCGGCGTATTGCACGGGCAGGCGAATCGCATCCTCCCGGTTCCCAATCGCAAACACATCTCGAAACGGCAGTTTGCCCGGTTTGATGTTAACCTCGATGATGTAGATATGACCGGTCTTATCGACGGCCAGATCAATGCCAAGATCGGCCTGCGGTCGGCGATAGGCTGCTTCCAGACAAGGCGGGATATACAACGACAGCTCTTCCAGGCGCTGATACAGATGTCGGCTGTGTTTTCGTCCAAACTGGGCCTGCAAGTAAGGAATTACCGGATAGGCAGTACCGCCGTCCATCAGGTTGGACGTCACCTTGCCGCTGGCTCCCTGACGTACAGCCATGCCAACCAACCGCCATTCGCCTTGCTTGTCTTTTTGCATCAGAGAGCGGATATCGTACGCCTTCCCGTCCTGGTTGTAGATGTCAATCCACTTTTGCCCGATATACTGCTCTTTGTGTAACAAGGTGCGAATCCGCTTGGAGAGGTCGGTGGCAGAGGGGACGACGACTTTTTGCAATTCCTTTTCCAACAGGTAGGTGTTTCCCACCTTGCTCAGGCGAATAATCCCCTTCCCTTCTTTACCGTTGATCGGTTTGAGCATCAGTGTGCCATTCTTCTCCAGTAATTGTATGACTTGTCGCGCATTGCGGATCGGTTCGGTAGGGATGAGATGCGGACGAAGCCTGGAGAAGATTGCCAATCGTTTGTGAATTGCCCACTTGTTGCCCAAGCCATAGTTGATGAAGGGCAGAGAAGGCGTACTTTTTATCTTCCGTACCTGGGCGATGGTCTGTGGGCTGCTGTAGTACCCGATGTCATAGGAAATCGAAGGGTAACCCGCCGCTTTTTTCACCAACTCTCCATTCCGTACCGTATAGCCACTCACCCGCTTCCGCTTTACGTCTACGCCCGCTGGAGTAAAGATCAGCACATCGTCAAACCCCTCCTCCCTGGCAACGGTCTCGAACGCTTGGAAAAGGGCACGGTTTGTCAACCGATTGGTCATGACTCCCAACACATTTCCCATAGTCTCACCCGACTTCGTTGTAGTGTAGTTATCCTTATTCAATCTTATTTTGGGTCAGGGCAAAGGGCGCGCCTATTTTTGTGTGGGACAGGGGTTGACATGCAGCGGGTGAGGTGACGATGGGTGCGGCAGGCCTGGATTACGACTGATCGCCTGAGACAGACTTGGTCTCTTGACGCAATCCAAAAATACGTACAAACGGCAACAGACAGAGCAATCCCAGAACCACTCCAAGCAAGTTTAAGATGACGTCGTCGATGTCAAAAATGCCAATGGAGGTGACCAACTGGGTTGCTTCGATGGCCAGCGATGCGGACAGACCTGCTGCTATGGTGAGCAGGACAGACGTCTTGTGGAAGCGGCCCCATACAAATGGAAACAGCCAGCCAAATGGCATAAACAGCAGCACGTTGCCGCCCACGTTGCGAAGTTTGAACGCAAGGGGTTCATCACTGGTGAAGATCGCAAGGATGGTCGGATTCCATTTGATGGTATACATCCCGTAGCCATAAGGTGGATGGGAAAACAGCGTTACGTACAGCAGGAGACAGATGTATACCGCGAAGAGCATCAGGAAGATTTTGCGAAGCATGAAGTGAGCCTCCTCGAAAGTTATCTCAACCAAACAAGCAAAATAATTTACATTTGCATGAATCTCAAAAGATAGCCTCTCTTTTATTCCTGTTTAAAGAGAGGCTTTACCTATCTATATTTATGTTATAAACATTTACGGTTTTTAGTTATCTACATCTCCGTCTCCTTCTATATCACCATCAAATACCTCTTTTCCATCTAGATATTTAGACCAAGTAGTACGATGCTTGCTCATGTAAAAATAGATTTCTCCTTCAGGAACATTAGTGAACGTTCCAATCTGTGTTGTCCCGTCTGGAACATACCTAACTGTTTTGCTATAGCCTGACCCATATAGTGTTTGGTAAGTTCGTTGACAACTATGGT contains these protein-coding regions:
- a CDS encoding PLP-dependent aminotransferase family protein, coding for MAIHLDRRSSVPLVRQLYQEMADRIRSGLLEEGAPLPSIRQLSQQARVSFMTVVQAYELLEQEGLITRVHGRGTYVGRKERHDAVEERPVSGLDWQLAITDYLPRAQFWRQLQYARPDTAISLATTTLSPELVLQLDWTKTIQQIVGDDPSVLFAYSPVQGDPALREAAAAYLRAFGLQLVPEELLVMNGAQQGIDQVARCFVGPGDIVVTEAPTYSAAIDVFRGRGATIRTIPVDEEGMRVDLLAPLLDREPPKLIYTVPTYQNPTGVVMSARRRAQLLDLAESCHCLILEDDPWGELTYSGEIPPTIKSMDRHGHVIYLKGFSKMLAPGCRVAVLAASGTVLTRLTAAKTLADLGSPLLTQRVVAALLSSPKMSKYLKQLQVKLHRRRNLVLTLLEQHAPQGISWTVPQGGSNIWITLPTWLSADELIFPAGQRQIDFMPGSICYPGEPEAHHLRISFSFAEEKKLAEGIVELCKLFSAEIEQQSHTGKLPTI
- a CDS encoding DMT family transporter, whose amino-acid sequence is MTISAYLLMCLIYGTTFLAIKLGMMEGFAPFFFAGIRFAAAGLLVIGCLLAVKAALPRSKRAYVDLIRLGICMTFLPFAALYWGEQHISSGFAALLTAFGPISVFLFGLLLERKRSAALQWLGILLAMFGLYLVVLPNLDIGVSAAWILSAAVILLSEVAYAWGAIFSKRLLSQGITPMAMNGFQMFFGSLGLLLLSLIWEPEPLPSAATPTAIGSLLYLILFGSLASGLYYWLIKRTNPLFPSTWLYVSPVIALVVGYLVLGEPIYPLSAAGTVLVIAGVVLTNLPDWKDGRRRIPTTESTR
- a CDS encoding polysaccharide deacetylase family protein, with protein sequence MRQMRKWLVLVTAVVLLVGCGQGNVGPQTQQAPRQEGAEGQTLTTDRMDRQARLQQQAQGQRQRQQNQLAQQMRRTPDLAGGKERNVREPHPMTLADLHRKYPTTFRLSGAPVKRQVALTFDDGPDVVFTPRVLDVLKKHNVKATFFLVGKRVEAHPEVVKRMVREGHEVGNHSYSHANLPKLKPHPFHVEVLRTQDVIARHSGYRPKFIRPPYGAIEEEQIKWLASQGFTMVNWNVDSLDWKGLSADQVADNVLSNVAQGAIILQHSAGGHGEDLSGTIDALPKIIEKLKADGVSFVTVSQLLELPKGFRSGPPNGSPLTR
- a CDS encoding YheC/YheD family protein → MGNVLGVMTNRLTNRALFQAFETVAREEGFDDVLIFTPAGVDVKRKRVSGYTVRNGELVKKAAGYPSISYDIGYYSSPQTIAQVRKIKSTPSLPFINYGLGNKWAIHKRLAIFSRLRPHLIPTEPIRNARQVIQLLEKNGTLMLKPINGKEGKGIIRLSKVGNTYLLEKELQKVVVPSATDLSKRIRTLLHKEQYIGQKWIDIYNQDGKAYDIRSLMQKDKQGEWRLVGMAVRQGASGKVTSNLMDGGTAYPVIPYLQAQFGRKHSRHLYQRLEELSLYIPPCLEAAYRRPQADLGIDLAVDKTGHIYIIEVNIKPGKLPFRDVFAIGNREDAIRLPVQYAGYCLRSGKQGKTPKALLAAVNSVKLEDEAVPTPAISSDSLVEEEKPK
- a CDS encoding VanZ family protein, producing MLRKIFLMLFAVYICLLLYVTLFSHPPYGYGMYTIKWNPTILAIFTSDEPLAFKLRNVGGNVLLFMPFGWLFPFVWGRFHKTSVLLTIAAGLSASLAIEATQLVTSIGIFDIDDVILNLLGVVLGLLCLLPFVRIFGLRQETKSVSGDQS